A stretch of the Macaca mulatta isolate MMU2019108-1 chromosome 16, T2T-MMU8v2.0, whole genome shotgun sequence genome encodes the following:
- the SLC16A3 gene encoding monocarboxylate transporter 4 isoform X1 → MVRQAGCGEGSEGVRSHARNPSDSPSKGPCPCAGPASSYVFALEAKLGRHGGPTRMGSAHTLAGGTQGKGAGVEPHRLRGACTAGLLLPPRALVHSSLEKLSRLDQTTQGLRLQLPGEAEPTLSAMGGAVVDEGPTGVKAPDGGWGWAVLFGCFVITGFSYAFPKAVSVFFKELMREFGIGYSDTAWISSILLAMLYGTGPLCSVCVNRFGCRPVMLVGGLFASLGMVAASFCRSIIQVYLTTGVITGLGLALNFQPSLIMLNRYFSKRRPMANGLAAAGSPVFLCALSPLGQLLQDRYGWRGGFLILGGLLLNCCVCAALMRPLVAAAQPGSGPPRSSRRLLDLSVFRDRGFVLYAVAASVMVLGLFIPPVFVVSYAKDLGVPDTKAAFLLTVLGFIDIFARPAAGFVAGLGKVRPYSVYLFSFSMFFNGLADLAGSTAGDYGGLVVFCIFFGISYGMVGALQFEVLMAIVGTHKFSSAIGLVLLMEAVAVLIGPPSGGKLLDATHVYKYVFILAGAEVLTSSLILLLGNFFCIRKKPKEPQPEVAAAEEEKLHKPPADSGVDLREVEHFLKAEPEKNGEVIHTPETSV, encoded by the exons ATGGTCAGGCAGGCTGGATGTGGGGAGGGTTCGGAAGGAGTGAGGAGCCACGCGCGGAACCCCTCAGACTCTCCCAGCAAAGGTCCTTGCCCTTGTGCGGGTCCTGCCTCTAGTTACGTGTTTGCCTTAGAGGCAAAGTTGGGCCGTCACGGAGGACCCACCAGGATGGGGTCTGCGCACACACTTGCAGGAGGAACCCAAGGAAAGGGGGCGGGGGTGGAGCCCCACAGATTGCGTGGAGCTTGCACAGCAGGCCTGCTGCTGCCTCCCAGGGCGCTGGTTCACAGCAGTCTGGAGAAGCTGAGCCGGCTGGACCAGACCACCCAAGGTCTCAGGTTGCAGCTCCCTG GTGAGGCGGAACCGACCCTCTCGGCCATGGGAGGGGCCGTGGTGGACGAGGGCCCCACAGGCGTCAAGGCCCCCGATGGCGGCTGGGGCTGGGCCGTGCTCTTCGGCTGCTTCGTCATCACCGGCTTCTCCTACGCCTTCCCCAAGGCCGTCAGCGTCTTCTTCAAGGAGCTCATGCGGGAGTTTGGGATCGGCTACAGCGACACAGCCTGGATCTCCTCCATCCTGCTGGCCATGCTCTACGGGACAG GCCCACTCTGCAGCGTGTGCGTGAACCGCTTTGGCTGCCGGCCTGTCATGCTTGTGGGGGGCCTCTTTGCGtccctgggcatggtggctgcgTCCTTTTGCCGGAGCATCATCCAAGTCTACCTCACCACTGGGGTCATCACTG GGTTGGGTTTGGCTCTCAACTTCCAGCCCTCGCTCATCATGCTGAACCGCTACTTCAGCAAGCGGCGCCCCATGGCCAACGGGCTGGCGGCAGCAGGCAGCCCCGTCTTCCTGTGTGCCCTGAGCCCGCTGGGGCAGCTGCTGCAGGACCGCTACGGCTGGCGGGGCGGCTTCCTCATCCTGGGCGGCCTGCTGCTCAACTGCTGCGTGTGCGCCGCACTCATGAGGCCCCTGGTGGCCGCCGCCCAGCCGGGCTCGGGGCCGCCGCGATCCTCCCGGCGCCTGCTAGACCTGAGCGTCTTCCGGGACCGCGGCTTCGTGCTGTACGCGGTGGCCGCCTCGGTCATGGTGCTGGGGCTCTTCATCCCGCCCGTGTTCGTGGTGAGCTACGCCAAGGACCTGGGCGTGCCGGACACCAAGGCCGCCTTCCTGCTCACCGTCCTGGGCTTCATTGACATCTTCGCGCGGCCGGCTGCGGGCTTTGTGGCGGGGCTTGGGAAGGTGCGGCCCTACTCCGTCTACCTCTTCAGCTTCTCCATGTTCTTCAACGGCCTCGCGGACCTGGCGGGCTCCACGGCCGGCGACTACGGCGGCCTGGTGGTCTTCTGCATCTTCTTCGGCATCTCCTACGGCATGGTGGGGGCCCTGCAGTTCGAGGTGCTCATGGCCATCGTGGGCACCCACAAGTTCTCCAGCGCCATCGGCCTGGTGCTGCTGATGGAGGCGGTGGCCGTACTCATCGGGCCCCCATCAGGAG GCAAGCTCCTGGATGCGACCCACGTCTACAAGTACGTGTTCATCCTGGCGGGGGCTGAGGTGCTCACCTCCTCCCTGATTCTGCTGCTGGGCAACTTCTTCTGCATTAGGAAGAAGCCCAAGGAGCCACAGCCCGAGGTGGCGGCCGCGGAGGAGGAGAAGCTCCACAAACCTCCTGCAGACTCGGGGGTGGACTTGCGGGAGGTGGAGCATTTCCTGAAGGCTGAGCCTGAGAAAAACGGGGAGGTGATTCACACCCCGGAAACGAGTGTCTGA
- the CSNK1D gene encoding casein kinase I isoform X5 — MMQGGVGIPTIRWCGAEGDYNVMVMELLGPSLEDLFNFCSRKFSLKTVLLLADQMISRIEYIHSKNFIHRDVKPDNFLMGLGKKGNLVYIIDFGLAKKYRDARTHQHIPYRENKNLTGTARYASINTHLGIEQSRRDDLESLGYVLMYFNLGSLPWQGLKAATKRQKYERISEKKMSTPIEVLCKGYPSEFATYLNFCRSLRFDDKPDYSYLRQLFRNLFHRQGFSYDYVFDWNMLKFGASRAADDAERERRDREERLRHSRNPATRGLPSTASGRLRGTQEVAPPTPLTPTSHTANTSPRPVSGMERERKVSMRLHRGAPVNISSSDLTGRQDTSRMSTSQIPGRVASSGLQSVVHR; from the exons TGGGCATCCCCACCATCAGATGGTGCGGGGCCGAGGGGGACTACAACGTCATGGTGATGGAGCTGCTGGGGCCGAGCCTGGAGGACCTCTTCAACTTCTGCTCCAGGAAATTCAGCCTCAAAACCGTCCTGCTGCTTGCCGACCAAATG ATCAGTCGCATCGAATACATTCATTCAAAGAACTTCATCCACCGGGATGTGAAGCCAGACAACTTCCTTATGGGCCTGGGGAAGAAGGGCAACTTGGTGTACATCATCGACTTCGGGCTGGCCAAGAAGTACCGGGACGCACGCACCCACCAGCACATCCCCTATCGCGAGAACAAGAACCTCACAGGGACGGCGCGGTACGCCTCCATCAACACGCACCTTGGAATTG AGCAATCCCGAAGAGATGACTTGGAGTCTCTGGGCTACGTGCTAATGTACTTCAACCTGGGCTCTCTCCCCTGGCAGGGGCTGAAGGCCGCCACCAAGAGACAGAAATATGAAAGGATTAGCGAGAAGAAAATGTCCACCCCCATTGAAGTGTTGTGTAAAGGCTACCCTT CCGAGTTTGCCACATACCTGAATTTCTGCCGTTCCTTGCGTTTTGACGACAAGCCTGACTACTCGTACCTGAGGCAGCTTTTCCGGAATCTGTTCCATCGCCAGGGCTTCTCCTACGACTACGTGTTCGACTGGAACATGCTGAAATTT GGTGCCAGCCGGGCCGCCGACGACGCCGAGCGGGAGCGCAGGGACCGAGAGGAGCGGCTGAGACACTCACGGAACCCGGCTACCCGCGGCctcccttccacagcctccggcCGCCTGCGGGGGACGCAGGAAGTGGCTCCCCCCACACCCCTCACCCCTACCTCACACACGG CTAACACCTCCCCCCGGCCCGTCTCCGGCATGGAGAGAGAGCGGAAAGTGAGTATGCGGTTGCACCGCGGGGCCCCCGTCAACATCTCCTCGTCCGACCTCACGGGCCGACAAGATACCTCTCGCATGTCCACCTCACAG ATTCCTGGTCGGGTGGCTTCCAGTGGTCTTCAGTCTGTCGTGCACCGATGA
- the CSNK1D gene encoding casein kinase I isoform X6: MMQGGVGIPTIRWCGAEGDYNVMVMELLGPSLEDLFNFCSRKFSLKTVLLLADQMISRIEYIHSKNFIHRDVKPDNFLMGLGKKGNLVYIIDFGLAKKYRDARTHQHIPYRENKNLTGTARYASINTHLGIEQSRRDDLESLGYVLMYFNLGSLPWQGLKAATKRQKYERISEKKMSTPIEVLCKGYPSEFATYLNFCRSLRFDDKPDYSYLRQLFRNLFHRQGFSYDYVFDWNMLKFGASRAADDAERERRDREERLRHSRNPATRGLPSTASGRLRGTQEVAPPTPLTPTSHTANTSPRPVSGMERERKVSMRLHRGAPVNISSSDLTGRQDTSRMSTSQNSIPFEHHGK, from the exons TGGGCATCCCCACCATCAGATGGTGCGGGGCCGAGGGGGACTACAACGTCATGGTGATGGAGCTGCTGGGGCCGAGCCTGGAGGACCTCTTCAACTTCTGCTCCAGGAAATTCAGCCTCAAAACCGTCCTGCTGCTTGCCGACCAAATG ATCAGTCGCATCGAATACATTCATTCAAAGAACTTCATCCACCGGGATGTGAAGCCAGACAACTTCCTTATGGGCCTGGGGAAGAAGGGCAACTTGGTGTACATCATCGACTTCGGGCTGGCCAAGAAGTACCGGGACGCACGCACCCACCAGCACATCCCCTATCGCGAGAACAAGAACCTCACAGGGACGGCGCGGTACGCCTCCATCAACACGCACCTTGGAATTG AGCAATCCCGAAGAGATGACTTGGAGTCTCTGGGCTACGTGCTAATGTACTTCAACCTGGGCTCTCTCCCCTGGCAGGGGCTGAAGGCCGCCACCAAGAGACAGAAATATGAAAGGATTAGCGAGAAGAAAATGTCCACCCCCATTGAAGTGTTGTGTAAAGGCTACCCTT CCGAGTTTGCCACATACCTGAATTTCTGCCGTTCCTTGCGTTTTGACGACAAGCCTGACTACTCGTACCTGAGGCAGCTTTTCCGGAATCTGTTCCATCGCCAGGGCTTCTCCTACGACTACGTGTTCGACTGGAACATGCTGAAATTT GGTGCCAGCCGGGCCGCCGACGACGCCGAGCGGGAGCGCAGGGACCGAGAGGAGCGGCTGAGACACTCACGGAACCCGGCTACCCGCGGCctcccttccacagcctccggcCGCCTGCGGGGGACGCAGGAAGTGGCTCCCCCCACACCCCTCACCCCTACCTCACACACGG CTAACACCTCCCCCCGGCCCGTCTCCGGCATGGAGAGAGAGCGGAAAGTGAGTATGCGGTTGCACCGCGGGGCCCCCGTCAACATCTCCTCGTCCGACCTCACGGGCCGACAAGATACCTCTCGCATGTCCACCTCACAG AATAGCATTCCTTTCGAACACCACGGCAAGTAG
- the SLC16A3 gene encoding monocarboxylate transporter 4 isoform X2, producing the protein MGGAVVDEGPTGVKAPDGGWGWAVLFGCFVITGFSYAFPKAVSVFFKELMREFGIGYSDTAWISSILLAMLYGTGPLCSVCVNRFGCRPVMLVGGLFASLGMVAASFCRSIIQVYLTTGVITGLGLALNFQPSLIMLNRYFSKRRPMANGLAAAGSPVFLCALSPLGQLLQDRYGWRGGFLILGGLLLNCCVCAALMRPLVAAAQPGSGPPRSSRRLLDLSVFRDRGFVLYAVAASVMVLGLFIPPVFVVSYAKDLGVPDTKAAFLLTVLGFIDIFARPAAGFVAGLGKVRPYSVYLFSFSMFFNGLADLAGSTAGDYGGLVVFCIFFGISYGMVGALQFEVLMAIVGTHKFSSAIGLVLLMEAVAVLIGPPSGGKLLDATHVYKYVFILAGAEVLTSSLILLLGNFFCIRKKPKEPQPEVAAAEEEKLHKPPADSGVDLREVEHFLKAEPEKNGEVIHTPETSV; encoded by the exons ATGGGAGGGGCCGTGGTGGACGAGGGCCCCACAGGCGTCAAGGCCCCCGATGGCGGCTGGGGCTGGGCCGTGCTCTTCGGCTGCTTCGTCATCACCGGCTTCTCCTACGCCTTCCCCAAGGCCGTCAGCGTCTTCTTCAAGGAGCTCATGCGGGAGTTTGGGATCGGCTACAGCGACACAGCCTGGATCTCCTCCATCCTGCTGGCCATGCTCTACGGGACAG GCCCACTCTGCAGCGTGTGCGTGAACCGCTTTGGCTGCCGGCCTGTCATGCTTGTGGGGGGCCTCTTTGCGtccctgggcatggtggctgcgTCCTTTTGCCGGAGCATCATCCAAGTCTACCTCACCACTGGGGTCATCACTG GGTTGGGTTTGGCTCTCAACTTCCAGCCCTCGCTCATCATGCTGAACCGCTACTTCAGCAAGCGGCGCCCCATGGCCAACGGGCTGGCGGCAGCAGGCAGCCCCGTCTTCCTGTGTGCCCTGAGCCCGCTGGGGCAGCTGCTGCAGGACCGCTACGGCTGGCGGGGCGGCTTCCTCATCCTGGGCGGCCTGCTGCTCAACTGCTGCGTGTGCGCCGCACTCATGAGGCCCCTGGTGGCCGCCGCCCAGCCGGGCTCGGGGCCGCCGCGATCCTCCCGGCGCCTGCTAGACCTGAGCGTCTTCCGGGACCGCGGCTTCGTGCTGTACGCGGTGGCCGCCTCGGTCATGGTGCTGGGGCTCTTCATCCCGCCCGTGTTCGTGGTGAGCTACGCCAAGGACCTGGGCGTGCCGGACACCAAGGCCGCCTTCCTGCTCACCGTCCTGGGCTTCATTGACATCTTCGCGCGGCCGGCTGCGGGCTTTGTGGCGGGGCTTGGGAAGGTGCGGCCCTACTCCGTCTACCTCTTCAGCTTCTCCATGTTCTTCAACGGCCTCGCGGACCTGGCGGGCTCCACGGCCGGCGACTACGGCGGCCTGGTGGTCTTCTGCATCTTCTTCGGCATCTCCTACGGCATGGTGGGGGCCCTGCAGTTCGAGGTGCTCATGGCCATCGTGGGCACCCACAAGTTCTCCAGCGCCATCGGCCTGGTGCTGCTGATGGAGGCGGTGGCCGTACTCATCGGGCCCCCATCAGGAG GCAAGCTCCTGGATGCGACCCACGTCTACAAGTACGTGTTCATCCTGGCGGGGGCTGAGGTGCTCACCTCCTCCCTGATTCTGCTGCTGGGCAACTTCTTCTGCATTAGGAAGAAGCCCAAGGAGCCACAGCCCGAGGTGGCGGCCGCGGAGGAGGAGAAGCTCCACAAACCTCCTGCAGACTCGGGGGTGGACTTGCGGGAGGTGGAGCATTTCCTGAAGGCTGAGCCTGAGAAAAACGGGGAGGTGATTCACACCCCGGAAACGAGTGTCTGA